From one Pseudactinotalea sp. HY158 genomic stretch:
- the rpsP gene encoding 30S ribosomal protein S16 → MAVKIRLKRLGKIRAPYYRVVVADSRTKRDGRVIEEIGKYHPTEEPSLIDIDRERAQYWLGVGAQPTEQVLALLKVTGDWQTHKGLPGTEGTLTVKAEKGDPAEAVKAAEADAELRKARASEAKAAAAAKAAEAPADESADTSNSED, encoded by the coding sequence GTGGCTGTCAAGATCCGTTTGAAGCGTCTCGGCAAGATCCGGGCGCCCTACTACCGTGTCGTCGTCGCCGACTCGCGCACCAAGCGCGACGGTCGCGTGATCGAGGAGATCGGCAAGTACCACCCGACCGAGGAGCCCTCGCTCATCGACATCGACCGGGAGCGCGCGCAGTACTGGCTCGGCGTGGGCGCACAGCCCACCGAGCAGGTGCTCGCACTCCTCAAGGTGACCGGCGACTGGCAGACCCACAAGGGCCTGCCCGGCACCGAGGGCACCCTGACGGTCAAGGCCGAGAAGGGCGACCCGGCCGAGGCCGTCAAGGCCGCCGAGGCGGACGCCGAACTGCGCAAGGCCCGGGCCTCCGAGGCCAAGGCCGCCGCCGCGGCCAAGGCTGCCGAGGCCCCCGCCGACGAGTCCGCGGACACCTCGAACAGCGAGGACTGA
- a CDS encoding AbiH family protein, with translation MGHREYRASGFDSPGNQHNIIAFVGNGFDVQALSDYGSAVDTRYVSFYHFLKLRSFDEGNPILQEMEKLREEGKEDWSDVEGVVADLLARDPWRATDLSQALRDMQGEFSEFLSLAVPSDLLTALGSDSMDRSLAVGSLSGFLGDLEPEVYRRMGFPGRVQNFDVYNFLFVNFNYTPLLDDFVYLDQKQFDPLPYRTVDRNFVFKGNPSEVANAHVRPGDTFSSYVMTDVVHPHGHQSIPRSLLFGIDEPVRTAGNQDRGLRLAKPFWAQNERRYKHLFADTELYIIFGCSLGESDRWWWRHIAESLGRERSTDDERFEYRPELIIYWFNGGSSVLTQGEVREKFFSAAGLDDPSDAAESVHVVLYDDSTERAWLNTSRAAT, from the coding sequence ATGGGCCATCGCGAGTACCGGGCCTCGGGCTTCGACAGTCCAGGCAACCAGCACAACATCATCGCTTTCGTCGGCAACGGGTTCGACGTTCAGGCTCTATCCGACTACGGCTCGGCTGTCGACACGAGGTACGTCAGCTTCTATCACTTCCTGAAGCTTCGTTCATTCGATGAGGGGAATCCGATCCTTCAGGAGATGGAGAAGCTCCGCGAAGAAGGGAAGGAGGACTGGAGTGACGTCGAAGGCGTCGTTGCCGACCTGTTGGCGCGGGACCCTTGGCGCGCGACTGACCTTTCGCAGGCCCTCCGGGACATGCAGGGTGAGTTCTCGGAGTTCCTGAGTCTCGCAGTTCCGAGCGACCTGCTCACGGCCTTGGGATCGGACTCGATGGACCGATCGTTGGCGGTGGGGTCCCTCAGCGGCTTCCTCGGCGACCTCGAGCCCGAGGTCTATCGCCGCATGGGGTTTCCAGGGCGCGTGCAGAACTTCGACGTGTACAACTTCCTGTTCGTCAACTTCAACTACACGCCGTTGCTTGATGACTTCGTCTACCTGGATCAGAAGCAGTTCGATCCACTCCCGTACCGGACGGTCGATCGCAACTTCGTCTTCAAGGGCAACCCGTCCGAGGTGGCGAACGCCCACGTTCGGCCGGGAGACACGTTCTCCTCCTACGTCATGACCGACGTTGTTCACCCGCACGGGCACCAGAGCATTCCGCGATCACTCCTGTTCGGGATCGATGAGCCCGTGCGAACGGCCGGCAATCAGGACCGCGGTTTGCGGCTCGCGAAGCCGTTCTGGGCGCAGAACGAGCGCCGCTACAAGCACCTCTTCGCTGACACGGAGCTCTACATCATCTTCGGCTGTTCGCTCGGCGAATCTGATCGCTGGTGGTGGCGGCACATCGCGGAGTCGCTTGGGCGAGAGCGTTCCACGGATGACGAACGGTTCGAGTATCGACCAGAGTTGATCATCTACTGGTTCAACGGTGGCTCCTCAGTTCTGACGCAGGGTGAAGTTCGAGAGAAGTTCTTCAGCGCGGCCGGGTTGGATGACCCCTCCGACGCCGCCGAGTCTGTGCATGTCGTTCTCTACGACGACTCGACTGAGCGCGCATGGCTGAACACTTCACGCGCCGCGACCTGA
- the ndk gene encoding nucleoside-diphosphate kinase encodes MTTERTLVLIKPDGVARSLTGEILRRVEAKGYVLTALEVRAASRELLAQHYAEHEGKPFYEPLVEFMLSGPIVAAVVSGDRVIEGFRSLAGSTDPTGAAPGTIRGDLGRDWGLAVQQNLVHGSDSPESAEAEIALWFPAL; translated from the coding sequence ATGACTACAGAGCGCACCCTCGTCCTCATCAAGCCCGACGGCGTCGCCCGGTCCCTCACCGGGGAGATCCTGCGCCGGGTCGAGGCCAAGGGCTACGTGCTCACCGCCCTCGAGGTGCGTGCCGCCTCCCGGGAGCTCCTGGCCCAGCACTACGCCGAGCACGAGGGCAAGCCGTTCTACGAGCCGCTCGTGGAGTTCATGCTCTCCGGGCCGATCGTGGCCGCCGTCGTGAGCGGCGACCGGGTGATCGAGGGGTTCCGCTCCCTCGCCGGGTCCACGGACCCCACGGGCGCCGCGCCCGGCACGATCCGGGGCGACCTCGGGCGCGACTGGGGCCTGGCCGTGCAGCAGAACCTCGTGCACGGCTCGGACTCGCCCGAGAGCGCCGAGGCCGAGATCGCGCTCTGGTTCCCGGCCCTGTAG
- a CDS encoding amidohydrolase family protein, whose product MTTLSGVVLTGGVERERVRIDGDRLTFASAAGWESGESGEAPESPESLLGWITPGLVDVHCHLGLGPLGAIDEAATRAQADADVRAGVLLVRDAGSPADTAWIRRETGMPRLIRAGRHLARPKRYVRDYAHELDDPDDLPAAMAAQARAGDGWVKIVGDWIDRSDGAAADLRPLWTARQLREGVAAAHGHGARVMVHTFATETVEDLLDAGVDCIEHGTGMTPAQLDRAAEAGVAVTPTLVQIANFAAIADQAGVRYPRYAARMRRLHARRHEQVAAMHAAGVQILVGTDAGGLIRHGRIADEAAELVAAGVPAADVLAAATWAARTYLGAPGIAEGAPADVVVYPEDPRTDIGVLARPSAVFLRGRRVR is encoded by the coding sequence GTGACCACGCTGAGCGGCGTCGTCCTCACGGGTGGGGTGGAGCGCGAGCGGGTTCGTATCGACGGCGACCGGCTCACCTTCGCGTCCGCTGCCGGCTGGGAGTCGGGGGAGTCGGGTGAGGCGCCCGAGTCGCCCGAGTCGCTGTTGGGCTGGATCACCCCCGGACTCGTCGATGTGCACTGCCACCTCGGCCTCGGCCCACTCGGCGCGATCGATGAGGCCGCGACCCGCGCCCAGGCGGACGCGGACGTGCGCGCCGGGGTGCTGCTCGTGCGCGATGCCGGGTCACCGGCCGACACGGCGTGGATCCGGCGCGAGACGGGCATGCCCCGCCTCATCCGCGCCGGCCGGCACCTCGCGCGTCCGAAGCGGTACGTGCGCGATTACGCCCACGAGCTCGACGACCCGGACGACCTGCCGGCCGCGATGGCCGCCCAGGCCCGCGCCGGCGACGGCTGGGTCAAGATCGTGGGGGACTGGATCGACCGGAGCGACGGCGCCGCCGCCGACCTGCGGCCCCTGTGGACGGCGAGGCAACTGCGGGAGGGAGTGGCGGCGGCCCACGGCCACGGCGCCCGGGTCATGGTGCACACCTTCGCCACCGAGACGGTCGAGGATCTGCTCGACGCCGGCGTCGACTGCATCGAGCACGGCACCGGCATGACACCCGCCCAGCTCGACCGGGCCGCGGAGGCGGGTGTCGCCGTCACCCCCACGCTCGTGCAGATCGCCAACTTCGCCGCGATCGCCGACCAGGCCGGTGTGAGGTATCCCCGCTATGCCGCACGGATGCGACGCCTGCACGCCCGCCGCCACGAGCAGGTGGCCGCGATGCACGCCGCCGGCGTGCAGATCCTCGTGGGCACCGACGCCGGGGGCCTGATCCGGCACGGCCGGATCGCCGACGAGGCCGCCGAGCTCGTGGCCGCGGGGGTGCCCGCCGCCGATGTCCTCGCCGCCGCGACGTGGGCCGCGCGCACGTATCTCGGGGCGCCCGGGATCGCCGAGGGGGCGCCGGCGGACGTCGTCGTCTACCCGGAGGATCCGCGGACCGACATCGGTGTGCTCGCCCGCCCGAGCGCCGTCTTCCTGCGGGGCCGGCGAGTGCGCTGA
- the ftsY gene encoding signal recognition particle-docking protein FtsY, which translates to MTDTFSWLLWIALAIVVLVVGTVVFLRPGRGGRRGPEVPPTRQTPPAGTAERPESDGEGPGTGGVDTLAPPEGDESAGVLDTVDIDGAIEQAAPTLERPESAGTRMERLRSRLARSGALGSALLAVLSRDHLTEADWEELEETLLIADVGSAPTDELMSALRTRSRVAGALDPDSVRGELRTLLLDLVNPAMDRSLETATRLGDDGEPHPATILMVGVNGTGKTTTAGKLARLLVAEERDVVLGAADTFRAAAADQLQTWGERVGVPVVRSDRDGADPAAVAFDAVATGRADGADVVIVDTAGRLQNKAGLMDELGKVARVVGRAAPVSEVLLVLDATTGQNGLRQAQVFAEAVGVTGIVLTKLDGTAKGGIVIAVQRELGVPVKFVGLGEGPDDLAPFSAADFVDALLS; encoded by the coding sequence GTGACGGATACCTTCTCCTGGCTCCTGTGGATCGCCCTCGCCATCGTCGTGCTCGTGGTCGGCACGGTCGTGTTCCTGCGTCCCGGCCGCGGTGGCCGGCGCGGCCCCGAGGTGCCGCCGACCCGGCAGACACCGCCCGCCGGCACCGCTGAGCGACCCGAGTCGGACGGCGAGGGGCCCGGCACCGGCGGGGTCGACACCCTCGCGCCGCCGGAGGGCGACGAGTCCGCCGGCGTGCTCGACACCGTCGACATCGACGGGGCGATCGAACAGGCGGCGCCTACCCTCGAGCGCCCCGAGAGCGCCGGCACCCGGATGGAGCGTCTGCGCAGCCGGCTCGCCCGCTCCGGGGCCCTCGGCAGCGCCCTGCTCGCGGTGCTCTCCCGCGACCACCTGACCGAGGCCGACTGGGAGGAACTCGAGGAGACCCTCCTGATCGCCGACGTCGGCTCGGCCCCGACCGATGAGCTCATGAGCGCGCTGCGCACCCGCTCGCGCGTGGCCGGCGCCCTCGACCCGGACTCCGTGCGCGGGGAACTGCGCACCCTCCTGCTCGATCTCGTGAACCCGGCCATGGACCGGAGCCTCGAGACCGCGACCCGCCTCGGCGACGACGGCGAGCCGCACCCGGCGACCATCCTCATGGTCGGCGTCAACGGCACCGGCAAGACCACCACCGCCGGAAAGCTCGCGCGCCTGCTCGTGGCCGAGGAGCGTGACGTCGTCCTCGGCGCCGCCGACACCTTCCGGGCCGCCGCCGCCGACCAACTGCAGACGTGGGGCGAGCGGGTCGGGGTGCCCGTCGTCCGCTCCGACCGGGACGGCGCCGACCCGGCCGCCGTCGCCTTCGACGCGGTCGCCACCGGTCGCGCCGACGGCGCCGACGTGGTGATCGTCGACACGGCCGGCCGGCTGCAGAACAAGGCCGGCCTCATGGACGAACTCGGCAAGGTCGCCCGCGTGGTCGGGCGCGCGGCACCCGTGAGCGAGGTGCTGCTCGTGCTCGACGCCACGACCGGCCAGAACGGCCTGCGCCAGGCCCAGGTCTTCGCCGAGGCCGTCGGCGTGACCGGGATCGTGCTCACCAAGCTCGACGGCACCGCCAAGGGCGGGATCGTCATCGCCGTCCAGCGCGAACTCGGCGTGCCCGTGAAGTTCGTCGGCCTGGGGGAGGGCCCGGACGACCTCGCGCCCTTCAGCGCCGCGGACTTCGTGGACGCCCTCCTGAGCTGA
- the ffh gene encoding signal recognition particle protein, giving the protein MFASLSDRLTASLKSLRGKGRLTDADIDTTISEVRRALLDADVAVPAVRAFTSAVREKAKDADLSKALQPGQQIVKIVNDELIEILGGESRELTLAKRPPTVIMLAGLQGAGKTTLAGKLGVWLREQGHTPLLVAADLQRPNAVTQLQVVGEQAGVAVWAPEPGNGVGDPVLVARAGVEHARAKLHDVVIVDTAGRLGVDEELMRQAANIRDAVNPDETLFVVDAMIGQDAVTTAEAFRDGVGFTGVVLSKLDGDARGGAALSIRTVTGRPVLFASTGEKLSDFERFHPDRMASRILDMGDILTLIEQAEKAFDEQQAAEIAHKISGDGDFTLADFMAQMQQLRKLGSMKKMLGMLPGMGQMRDQLENFDEREVDRIEAIINSMTPGERDNPKILNGSRRSRIARGSGTTVTEINQLLQRFDQAKTMMRSMAKSGGRGMPGMGGMPGMGGMPGAGGMGSLPGSGKKSRGRMAPAPKRKKGKSGNPAKRAQQEREAASQSQASAGSAFGQAPEPADFDPGKLPSDLGDFLKN; this is encoded by the coding sequence GTGTTCGCCAGCCTTTCCGACCGGCTCACCGCCAGCCTCAAGTCCCTGCGCGGCAAGGGCCGGCTCACCGACGCCGACATCGACACGACGATCAGCGAGGTGCGCCGGGCCCTGCTCGACGCCGACGTGGCCGTGCCCGCCGTGCGCGCCTTCACCAGCGCGGTGCGGGAGAAGGCCAAGGACGCCGACCTGTCCAAGGCGCTCCAGCCCGGTCAGCAGATCGTCAAGATCGTCAACGACGAACTCATCGAGATCCTCGGCGGCGAGTCCCGGGAGCTGACCCTCGCGAAGCGCCCGCCGACGGTCATCATGCTCGCCGGCCTCCAGGGCGCCGGGAAGACGACGCTGGCCGGGAAGCTCGGCGTCTGGCTGCGCGAGCAGGGGCACACCCCGCTCCTCGTCGCGGCCGACCTCCAGCGACCCAACGCCGTGACCCAGCTGCAGGTCGTGGGCGAGCAGGCCGGCGTGGCCGTGTGGGCGCCCGAGCCCGGCAACGGCGTCGGCGACCCGGTGCTCGTGGCCCGCGCCGGCGTCGAGCACGCCCGCGCCAAGCTCCACGACGTCGTGATCGTCGACACCGCCGGACGCCTCGGCGTCGACGAGGAACTCATGCGGCAGGCCGCGAACATCCGCGACGCCGTGAACCCCGACGAGACCCTCTTCGTGGTCGATGCGATGATCGGCCAGGACGCCGTGACGACGGCCGAGGCCTTCCGTGACGGCGTCGGCTTCACCGGGGTCGTGCTCTCCAAGCTCGACGGCGACGCCCGCGGCGGGGCGGCCCTGTCGATCCGGACGGTCACCGGCCGCCCCGTGCTGTTCGCCTCGACCGGTGAGAAGCTCTCCGACTTCGAGCGCTTCCACCCGGACCGGATGGCCTCGCGCATCCTCGACATGGGCGACATCCTCACCCTGATCGAGCAGGCCGAGAAGGCCTTCGACGAGCAGCAGGCCGCCGAGATCGCCCACAAGATCTCGGGCGACGGCGACTTCACCCTCGCCGACTTCATGGCCCAGATGCAGCAGCTGCGCAAGCTCGGATCGATGAAGAAGATGCTCGGGATGCTGCCCGGCATGGGGCAGATGCGCGACCAGCTCGAGAACTTCGACGAGCGCGAGGTCGACCGGATCGAGGCGATCATCAACTCGATGACCCCCGGTGAGCGCGACAATCCGAAGATCCTCAACGGCTCCCGCCGCAGCCGCATCGCCCGCGGATCCGGCACCACCGTGACCGAGATCAACCAGCTGCTCCAGCGGTTCGACCAGGCCAAGACCATGATGCGTTCGATGGCCAAGAGCGGGGGCCGTGGGATGCCCGGCATGGGGGGCATGCCCGGCATGGGCGGGATGCCCGGTGCGGGCGGCATGGGGTCCCTGCCCGGCAGCGGCAAGAAGTCCCGCGGCCGGATGGCGCCGGCGCCCAAGCGCAAGAAGGGCAAGTCCGGCAATCCCGCCAAGCGCGCCCAGCAGGAACGCGAGGCCGCCTCGCAATCCCAGGCGAGCGCCGGGTCGGCGTTCGGGCAGGCGCCCGAGCCCGCGGACTTCGACCCGGGCAAGCTCCCGAGCGACCTCGGCGACTTCCTCAAGAACTAG
- a CDS encoding helix-turn-helix transcriptional regulator yields MDLAERISMLRRVNGLSARQLAALVDVAPTTVTRIESGAVSPSFDLAQEILTVLGEPIGFTGAADVGAIAAARLAFDPTLGIEMTPAVDAWRQRWARIGLIDDRGRTVAGKEADLLFRAGRAARLTRRAGAVGFKAGATAFELADALGPAGVDYAVTGDAAANLYRSSAGEAWPVLYVEDVERAAQTAGLVRKDPVSFGMRVTLIPFDGVCELGRTTIDDVTVVARDQVVIDAYGGIDRMAEQADILLGRRVA; encoded by the coding sequence GTGGACCTTGCGGAGCGCATCTCGATGCTGCGTCGCGTGAACGGGCTCAGTGCTCGACAACTCGCGGCGTTGGTCGACGTTGCCCCGACGACGGTGACCCGGATCGAGTCCGGTGCGGTCAGCCCGTCGTTCGATCTGGCTCAGGAGATCCTGACGGTCCTGGGGGAGCCGATCGGATTCACCGGTGCCGCCGACGTCGGGGCGATCGCAGCCGCCCGGTTGGCCTTCGATCCCACGTTGGGCATCGAGATGACGCCGGCCGTCGACGCCTGGCGGCAGCGCTGGGCGCGGATCGGGCTCATCGATGACCGCGGCCGGACGGTCGCCGGCAAAGAAGCCGATCTCCTGTTTCGGGCGGGGCGCGCCGCTCGGCTGACTCGTCGGGCCGGAGCGGTCGGTTTCAAGGCCGGCGCGACCGCATTCGAGCTTGCCGATGCCTTGGGCCCCGCAGGCGTGGACTACGCCGTGACCGGCGATGCCGCTGCGAACCTCTATCGCTCCAGCGCGGGCGAGGCATGGCCGGTCCTCTACGTCGAGGACGTCGAACGCGCAGCCCAGACTGCGGGCCTGGTGCGCAAAGACCCGGTCTCCTTCGGCATGCGCGTCACCCTGATCCCGTTCGACGGGGTGTGTGAGCTCGGGCGCACCACGATCGATGACGTCACGGTGGTGGCACGCGACCAGGTCGTCATCGACGCCTACGGCGGCATCGACCGCATGGCCGAACAGGCCGACATCCTGCTGGGGCGGCGAGTGGCATGA
- the smc gene encoding chromosome segregation protein SMC — protein sequence MHLKTLTLRGFKSFASATTLHFEPGITAVVGPNGSGKSNVVDALAWVMGEQGAKTLRGGNMADVIFAGTSSRPPLGRAEVSLTIDNTDGALPIDYTEVTISRTLFQGGGSEYAINGTSCRLLDIAELLSDSGLGREMHVIVGQGRLDAMLSATPEDRRGFIEEAAGVLKHRKRKEKALRKLDGMAANLARVGDLVTEIRRQLGPLAKQADIARRAHVVQADLRDAKARLVADDYVQLTAALEAEQADENALRARREQVEDSQLKARARLTALEGEAAAAAPALNEAAEMWFRLSSLRERLRGTATLAAERGRLLEEDDRAPVTGPDPRDLDAQAARARGTEGELTAEHTAAAAALETAVERRRHAEGVAAEAEKALARVHRDAADRREHLARLTGRVAAARSRLEATEAEVERLRAGHAAARSRAEEAGSAYARLEQEAVGAEAGEEDLDTAHEAALARLTAAEETVTSLTERRRGTGGELATWTARRDALDLSLTRRDATGTLLEGDVPGILGAFADRLQVRAGYENAIAAALGTWADAAVAETIDDAAAALERVRADESGTAHLVIAGDGAPARRPAPVAGEWASDLVTPEPDVAGAVLLLLEGVVVVDDLTEAADVARAGDPGVVAVTRGGDVVTATRASGGAGDSPSVLELHAARDEAASAVTAAERELAGIETALEPAREALQLAQSDADAALAALHDSDAALAAVAERLAQLGSTMRAGHAEAERTAGAIEDANASRSTIAAELAELTATLAAAEGEARDEPAAGAGPAAGVDPATAAAEARDEAAVAATTARGAETDAGSSCAPSRNGSARSGRAAALERSRPPSAAPPGRRRARPGRAAQRVSADLVEAGAERALAAIDTSLAAAQRARDEAEAARTARETELGAVRTQVDALAREHAELTDVVHKDEVARAGQRATIEALATRAADELGLDPEELVESYGPHLLIPATSGPSGTAGAEDDAEAAPVPFVRAEQEKRLRKAERALALLGKVNPLALEEHAALEERHNFLSRQLADIKSSRADLLQIVAEIDERVEQVFADAFADTAVQFERVFARLFPGGEGRLLLTDPGDLLTTGIEVEARPPGKKVKRLSLLSGGERSLTAVAILVAIFKARPSPFYVMDEVEAALDDTNLGRLIDIFRELREDSQLIVITHQKRTMEVADALYGVTMRGDGVTTLISQRLGQGEPA from the coding sequence GTGCATCTGAAGACGTTGACGCTGCGGGGATTCAAGTCCTTCGCCTCGGCGACGACCCTTCACTTCGAGCCGGGCATCACCGCCGTCGTGGGGCCGAACGGGTCGGGCAAGTCGAACGTCGTGGACGCGCTCGCCTGGGTCATGGGCGAGCAGGGGGCCAAGACCCTGCGCGGCGGCAACATGGCCGACGTCATCTTCGCGGGGACCTCGTCGCGGCCGCCGCTCGGCCGCGCCGAGGTCTCGCTCACGATCGACAACACCGACGGCGCCCTCCCCATCGACTACACCGAGGTGACGATCTCGCGCACGCTGTTCCAGGGGGGCGGCAGCGAGTACGCGATCAACGGCACCTCGTGCCGGCTCCTCGACATCGCCGAGCTCCTCTCCGACTCGGGCCTCGGCCGGGAGATGCACGTGATCGTCGGCCAGGGCCGCCTCGACGCCATGCTCAGCGCCACCCCCGAGGACCGGCGCGGCTTCATCGAGGAGGCCGCCGGCGTGCTCAAGCACCGCAAGCGCAAGGAGAAGGCGCTGCGCAAGCTCGACGGGATGGCCGCCAACCTCGCCCGGGTGGGCGACCTCGTGACGGAGATCCGCCGCCAACTCGGACCGCTGGCCAAGCAGGCCGATATCGCCCGCCGCGCCCACGTGGTGCAGGCGGATCTGCGGGACGCGAAGGCGCGGCTGGTCGCCGACGACTATGTGCAGCTCACGGCCGCCCTCGAGGCCGAGCAGGCCGACGAGAACGCCCTGCGGGCCCGCCGCGAGCAGGTCGAGGACTCCCAGCTCAAGGCCCGGGCCCGGCTCACCGCCCTCGAGGGCGAGGCGGCCGCGGCCGCCCCCGCGCTCAACGAGGCCGCCGAGATGTGGTTCCGGCTCTCGAGCCTGCGCGAACGGCTGCGCGGCACGGCCACCCTCGCCGCCGAGCGGGGCCGCCTCCTCGAGGAGGACGACCGGGCACCGGTCACCGGGCCGGATCCCCGTGACCTCGACGCGCAGGCCGCCCGCGCCCGTGGCACCGAGGGCGAGCTGACCGCCGAGCACACCGCGGCCGCTGCCGCGCTCGAGACCGCCGTCGAACGACGCAGGCACGCGGAGGGGGTCGCGGCCGAGGCCGAGAAGGCCCTCGCCCGGGTGCACCGGGATGCCGCCGACCGCCGTGAGCATCTCGCACGCCTCACGGGCCGGGTCGCGGCGGCCCGCAGCCGACTCGAGGCGACCGAGGCCGAGGTGGAGCGGCTGCGCGCCGGGCATGCCGCGGCCCGCTCCCGCGCCGAGGAGGCGGGGTCCGCCTATGCCCGACTCGAACAGGAGGCGGTCGGTGCCGAGGCCGGCGAGGAGGACCTCGACACCGCCCACGAGGCCGCCCTGGCCCGGCTCACTGCGGCGGAGGAGACGGTCACGAGCCTGACCGAACGACGCCGCGGTACCGGCGGCGAGCTCGCCACCTGGACGGCCCGCCGGGACGCCCTCGACCTGAGCCTCACCCGCCGCGACGCCACCGGCACCCTGCTCGAGGGCGACGTGCCCGGCATCCTCGGCGCATTCGCCGACCGGCTGCAGGTCCGCGCCGGCTACGAGAACGCGATCGCCGCGGCGCTCGGCACCTGGGCGGACGCCGCGGTCGCCGAGACCATCGACGACGCCGCCGCGGCGCTCGAGCGGGTCCGTGCCGACGAGTCCGGAACCGCCCACCTGGTCATCGCCGGGGACGGCGCGCCGGCGCGGCGGCCGGCACCGGTCGCGGGGGAGTGGGCGAGCGACCTCGTCACGCCGGAGCCCGACGTGGCCGGGGCCGTTCTCCTCCTCCTCGAGGGGGTCGTGGTCGTGGACGATCTGACCGAAGCCGCCGACGTGGCCCGGGCCGGCGACCCCGGCGTCGTCGCCGTCACCCGCGGCGGCGACGTCGTCACGGCGACGCGCGCCAGCGGCGGCGCCGGCGACTCCCCGAGCGTGCTCGAACTCCACGCCGCCCGCGACGAGGCCGCGTCCGCGGTCACGGCCGCCGAGCGGGAACTGGCCGGGATCGAGACCGCCCTCGAGCCCGCGCGCGAGGCGCTGCAGCTCGCCCAGTCCGACGCCGATGCCGCCCTGGCCGCCCTGCACGACTCCGACGCCGCGCTCGCCGCCGTGGCCGAACGCCTCGCGCAGCTGGGATCGACCATGCGCGCCGGCCACGCCGAGGCCGAGCGCACCGCGGGGGCGATCGAGGACGCGAACGCGAGCCGGTCGACCATCGCCGCCGAGCTCGCCGAACTCACGGCCACCCTCGCCGCCGCCGAGGGGGAGGCCCGCGACGAGCCCGCCGCCGGTGCCGGGCCCGCCGCCGGTGTCGACCCGGCCACGGCCGCGGCGGAGGCCCGCGACGAGGCCGCCGTCGCCGCCACGACCGCGCGCGGCGCCGAGACCGATGCCGGCTCGTCATGCGCACCCTCGAGGAACGGCTCCGCGCGATCCGGGCGCGCCGCCGCCCTCGAGCGGTCGCGGCCACCGAGCGCCGCACCGCCAGGCCGCCGCCGAGCGCGCCCGGGCCGGGCGGCCCAACGGGTGAGCGCGGACCTCGTCGAGGCGGGGGCCGAACGCGCACTCGCGGCGATCGACACCTCCCTCGCCGCGGCCCAGCGCGCCCGCGACGAGGCCGAGGCGGCCCGGACCGCCCGGGAGACGGAACTCGGCGCCGTCCGCACCCAGGTCGACGCCCTGGCGAGGGAACACGCGGAGCTGACGGACGTCGTCCATAAGGATGAGGTGGCGCGGGCCGGCCAGCGCGCGACGATCGAGGCGCTCGCCACCCGGGCCGCCGACGAGCTCGGGCTCGACCCCGAGGAACTCGTCGAGTCCTACGGCCCGCACCTGCTGATCCCGGCCACCTCGGGCCCGTCGGGCACAGCGGGCGCGGAGGACGACGCGGAGGCCGCGCCCGTGCCGTTCGTCCGCGCGGAGCAGGAGAAGCGGCTCCGGAAGGCCGAGCGCGCCCTCGCGCTCCTCGGCAAGGTCAACCCACTCGCGCTCGAGGAGCACGCGGCGCTCGAGGAACGGCACAACTTCCTCAGCCGTCAGCTCGCCGACATCAAGTCCTCGCGCGCGGACCTGCTGCAGATCGTGGCCGAGATCGACGAGCGGGTCGAGCAGGTCTTCGCCGACGCGTTCGCCGACACCGCGGTGCAGTTCGAGCGGGTGTTCGCCCGGCTCTTCCCCGGCGGCGAGGGCCGACTCCTGCTCACGGACCCCGGCGACCTGCTCACCACCGGTATCGAGGTGGAGGCGCGCCCGCCCGGCAAGAAGGTCAAGCGGCTCTCGCTGCTGTCCGGCGGGGAACGCTCGCTCACGGCGGTCGCGATCCTCGTGGCGATCTTCAAGGCCCGGCCGAGCCCGTTCTACGTCATGGACGAGGTCGAGGCCGCGCTCGACGACACGAACCTCGGGCGCCTCATCGACATCTTCCGCGAGCTGCGCGAGGACTCCCAGCTCATCGTCATCACCCACCAGAAGCGCACGATGGAGGTTGCCGATGCGCTCTACGGCGTGACGATGCGTGGGGACGGCGTCACGACCCTCATCTCCCAGCGGCTCGGTCAGGGGGAACCCGCCTGA